In a genomic window of Myxococcales bacterium:
- a CDS encoding Uma2 family endonuclease has translation MVAPARRRATYDDILAAPRHQVAEIVDGDLHLRPRPAKPHAAAATALVGELMWPFGRGRGGPGGWIILLEPELHLDADVLVPDLAGWRRERMRSLDDGAYFTAAPDWACEVLSPSTARLDRVDKLPIYARAAVGHVWLVDPLVRTLEVLRLDADRWSLCGTWADDARVKAEPFEAIELELGALWQDVALPAR, from the coding sequence ATGGTGGCCCCGGCGCGCCGACGCGCGACCTACGACGACATCCTGGCCGCGCCGCGCCACCAGGTGGCCGAGATCGTCGACGGCGACCTGCACCTGCGCCCGCGCCCGGCCAAGCCGCACGCCGCGGCCGCCACCGCGCTCGTCGGCGAGCTGATGTGGCCGTTCGGGCGCGGACGCGGTGGACCTGGGGGCTGGATCATCCTGCTCGAGCCCGAGCTGCACCTGGACGCCGACGTGCTGGTCCCCGACCTCGCCGGCTGGCGCCGCGAGCGCATGCGATCGCTCGACGACGGCGCCTACTTCACCGCCGCGCCCGACTGGGCCTGCGAGGTGCTGTCGCCGTCGACGGCCCGCCTCGACCGCGTCGACAAGCTGCCGATCTACGCGCGCGCGGCGGTCGGGCACGTCTGGTTGGTCGATCCGCTGGTCCGGACCCTCGAGGTGCTCCGCCTCGACGCTGACCGCTGGAGCCTGTGTGGCACCTGGGCCGACGACGCCCGGGTCAAGGCCGAGCCGTTCGAGGCGATCGAGCTCGAGCTGGGCGCGCTGTGGCAGGACGTCGCGCTGCCGGCCCGGTGA
- a CDS encoding serine/threonine protein kinase — MDVDPYDDTRTSTDGKGGDASARLTAGATIGRYEVRGVLGAGGMGVVYRAFDPELGRELAIKVVTPGTTSGKAQDRLLDEARAMAKLRHAHIVPVFDVGSTAAGVYIVMPLYSGGTLHDWLHGQKRPWREVVERFVAAGQGLVAAHAAGLIHRDFKPKNVFLGDAGEPLVGDFGLAAPTASLPGDPTTSGTATTSTIAGTPAYMAPEQAAGAGGRRARRSVRVLHLVLGGPVRAAADRGRDPDRGPAGVRPTAARWARARGARLAAHGRGARVRGDARASLALDRRAPDPHRAAAAATHAGGDRRRGDVGTRGDGGPVHDPARPGGGAGSVRAADRAGCGDLEPSAAKPAGRDAGGRGSGAGRGHRRAGV, encoded by the coding sequence ATGGACGTAGACCCGTACGACGACACCCGGACCTCGACCGACGGCAAAGGCGGCGATGCGAGCGCGCGCCTGACCGCCGGCGCGACGATCGGCCGCTACGAGGTGCGCGGGGTGCTGGGCGCGGGCGGGATGGGCGTGGTGTATCGCGCGTTCGACCCGGAGCTGGGGCGCGAGCTGGCGATCAAGGTGGTGACGCCGGGGACGACGAGCGGCAAGGCCCAGGACCGGCTGCTCGACGAGGCGCGGGCGATGGCGAAGCTGCGGCACGCGCACATCGTGCCGGTGTTCGACGTCGGGTCGACGGCGGCGGGGGTGTACATCGTGATGCCGCTCTACAGCGGGGGGACGCTGCACGACTGGCTGCACGGGCAGAAGCGGCCGTGGCGCGAGGTGGTCGAGCGGTTCGTGGCGGCGGGGCAGGGGCTGGTGGCGGCGCACGCGGCCGGGTTGATCCACCGGGACTTCAAGCCCAAGAACGTGTTCCTGGGCGACGCGGGTGAGCCGCTGGTCGGGGACTTCGGCCTGGCCGCGCCGACCGCGTCGCTGCCGGGCGACCCGACGACGTCGGGGACCGCGACCACCTCGACGATCGCCGGGACGCCGGCGTACATGGCGCCGGAGCAGGCGGCGGGCGCAGGCGGTCGACGCGCGCGCCGATCAGTACGCGTACTGCATCTCGTTCTGGGAGGGCCTGTGCGGGCAGCGGCCGACCGAGGCCGAGACCCGGACCGAGGGCCCGCTGGCGTTCGCCCGACCGCTGCTCGATGGGCGCGAGCGCGGGGCGCCCGCCTGGCTGCTCACGGCCGTGGCGCGCGGGTTCGCGGCGATGCCCGAGCGTCGCTGGCCCTCGATCGACGCGCTCCTGACCCACATCGCGCGGCGGCGGCGGCGACGCACGCGGGTGGCGATCGGCGGCGGGGCGACGTTGGCACTCGCGGCGACGGCGGCCCTGTTCATGACCCAGCGCGGCCAGGCGGCGGCGCCGGATCCGTGCGCGCCGCCGACCGCGCGGGTTGCGGAGATCTGGAACCCAGCGCGGCGAAGCCAGCTGGTCGCGACGCTGGTGGGCGAGGATCCGGAGCAGGGCGCGGCCATCGGCGCGCGGGTGTCTGA
- a CDS encoding tetratricopeptide repeat protein, whose translation MATDLARPDEAESLILAAEAAVARAGSPVIYQADLISSRAAIATSRGDQAAALTLYEEEIGLLETSGARTPGAAEWNRLFMAVGERAQLLSEMRRSTDAIPAFEDTISLVVRKYGPAHPFLVSYYINASQAYFNAGDHSKAIERAQQAAAIAEARMAASPLLALPVYNVATLLVEEQRFAQALPYLERTLALARASPRPDHSFIADIMGDQGVALVGLGRREEGRALIVESLAMYEKNARPHQLGPDPAGARRCGGGGETVARSHHRVRARAHDAGRGDGQEGGLRGRCAAWASGRPRSLGALAAHAGDHVRGAGRPVRRRGGQYHPPGAFLARRGAGRTRPRSPCWPR comes from the coding sequence TTGGCCACGGATCTGGCGCGGCCGGACGAGGCCGAGTCACTGATCCTGGCGGCCGAGGCTGCTGTCGCCCGCGCCGGGAGCCCCGTGATCTACCAGGCCGACCTGATCTCGAGCAGGGCGGCGATCGCGACGTCTCGAGGGGACCAGGCCGCGGCCTTGACGCTCTACGAGGAGGAGATCGGGCTGCTCGAGACCTCCGGCGCGCGAACGCCTGGCGCGGCCGAATGGAATCGCTTGTTCATGGCCGTCGGCGAGCGGGCGCAACTCCTGTCGGAGATGCGTCGATCGACGGATGCGATCCCGGCGTTCGAGGACACGATTTCGCTCGTCGTTCGGAAGTACGGGCCGGCGCACCCCTTCCTGGTGTCCTACTACATCAACGCATCTCAGGCGTATTTCAACGCCGGAGACCATTCCAAGGCGATCGAGCGCGCACAGCAAGCTGCCGCGATCGCTGAGGCACGGATGGCAGCGTCACCACTACTTGCGTTGCCCGTCTACAATGTCGCGACGCTACTGGTCGAGGAACAACGCTTCGCGCAGGCGCTGCCGTACCTCGAGCGCACGCTCGCGTTGGCGCGTGCGAGCCCCCGTCCGGATCATTCCTTCATCGCCGACATCATGGGCGACCAGGGCGTCGCGCTGGTTGGGCTCGGTCGGCGTGAGGAAGGTCGTGCCTTGATCGTGGAATCGTTGGCGATGTACGAGAAGAATGCACGCCCGCATCAACTGGGGCCTGACCCTGCAGGCGCTCGGCGATGTGGAGGCGGCGGCGAAACGGTGGCCCGAAGCCATCACCGCGTACGCGCGCGCGCGCACGATGCTGGAAGAGGTGATGGGCAAGAAGGCGGCCTTCGTGGTCGCTGCGCGGCTTGGGCCAGCGGTCGTCCACGCTCGTTGGGGGCACTGGCAGCGCACGCTGGCGATCACGTCCGCGGTGCTGGCCGACCCGTTCGACGAAGAGGCGGCCAGTACCATCCCCCAGGTGCATTTCTGGCACGGCGCGGCGCTGGTCGAACTCGGCCGCGATCGCCGTGCTGGCCTCGCTGA
- a CDS encoding protein kinase: MTRDVDPMHDPALDRTVSAEEAGAAPPDAGPRLRPGGKVGRYQIVEFLAGGGMGWVYRARDAELERDVAIKVVQPTAMGAQGRERLLAEARAMARLQHRAVVPVFDVGEHAGGVYVAMALLTGGTLHDWMHAAARPWREVLARFIEAGRGLVAAHAAGLVHRDFKPKNVLIGDAGEVMVADFGIASASATGSGDGGAHETSTVAGTPAYMAPEQAEGKAVDARADQYSFCVSLWEGLHGQRPQEADTRTQGPALERAPDAPKARRAVPAWLTAALVRGFASQPERRWPTMQALLDVLERGLGRRRRIALGAAGVGCVAAVAAALVAMRPAPRDPCPTPDGLTWNPVTRATIALAFRATGSQAADDTLARVVPPLRGYVRGWQARMIDSCRATHVSHTQSAELLDRRAVCLDGRRAHAAGLIATFASADRAVVADAIGAVASMPGLEACDRGDVLIARPMPSPEQRSAVAAVQRQLAHGRDLGLRGRHREALEVFEAARAAARASGWAPLHAEALEAVARTRILMFLPSDDVVDELAVEAAKAKDDARALFALVELVTKEQLHGNLDRAAALEPVLNAAILRTDGEDTLKVRAELVMAWRATAAHDDRLATERIAAAEAHAVTPALRGEVLGQRARAQRDAAAALPLFEQAQVELRRAYGESEPHVGRSYVDIANVKFRMGDVDGAEVAWRAAGAIYQGSFGDTDSPSMSDYLQLGGMIAEVRGRIDEAVSLLTRAAKVYRDMGMPESHAQAERNLANVLSNGTDDQSQAEVHYRRALEVMERARGKSSVEYADIEATFGMFLAMEDCAAGMPYLEHARPLLEAVRHPTLASLFAQLGDCAEARDPDMAARHYQAARVICTDRGCPAGMLEQLGLAQGKLLARDPATRARALAMLEDAQAGFARLGDDEAVAEVKTELARWKR; encoded by the coding sequence ATGACCCGAGACGTGGACCCGATGCACGACCCGGCGCTCGACCGGACCGTGTCCGCCGAAGAGGCAGGCGCCGCGCCGCCCGACGCCGGGCCGCGGCTGCGGCCGGGCGGCAAGGTCGGGCGCTACCAGATCGTCGAGTTCCTCGCCGGCGGCGGGATGGGCTGGGTCTACCGCGCCCGCGACGCCGAGCTCGAGCGCGACGTGGCGATCAAGGTCGTCCAGCCGACCGCCATGGGCGCGCAGGGCCGCGAGCGCCTGCTGGCCGAGGCCCGGGCGATGGCGAGGCTGCAGCACCGGGCGGTGGTGCCGGTGTTCGACGTCGGCGAGCACGCGGGCGGCGTGTACGTCGCGATGGCGCTGCTCACCGGCGGCACGCTGCACGACTGGATGCACGCGGCCGCGCGGCCGTGGCGCGAGGTGCTCGCGCGGTTCATCGAGGCGGGGCGGGGCCTGGTCGCGGCTCACGCGGCCGGCCTGGTGCACCGCGACTTCAAGCCGAAGAACGTGCTGATCGGCGACGCGGGCGAGGTCATGGTCGCGGATTTCGGGATCGCGTCGGCCAGCGCGACGGGCTCGGGCGACGGCGGCGCGCACGAGACGTCGACGGTCGCCGGGACCCCGGCGTACATGGCGCCGGAGCAGGCCGAGGGCAAGGCGGTCGACGCGCGCGCCGACCAGTACAGCTTCTGCGTGAGCTTGTGGGAGGGGCTGCACGGGCAGCGGCCGCAGGAGGCCGACACCCGGACCCAGGGGCCCGCGCTCGAGCGCGCCCCGGACGCACCGAAGGCGCGGCGGGCGGTGCCAGCGTGGCTGACCGCGGCCTTGGTGCGCGGGTTCGCGTCCCAGCCCGAGCGGCGGTGGCCGACGATGCAGGCGCTGCTCGACGTGCTCGAGCGCGGGCTCGGACGGCGGCGGCGGATCGCGCTCGGCGCCGCCGGCGTCGGCTGCGTCGCCGCGGTGGCCGCCGCGCTGGTGGCGATGCGCCCGGCGCCGCGCGATCCGTGCCCGACGCCCGACGGCCTGACCTGGAACCCGGTGACCCGCGCGACGATCGCGCTCGCGTTCCGCGCGACCGGCTCGCAGGCCGCGGATGACACGCTGGCGCGGGTGGTCCCTCCGCTCCGGGGCTATGTGCGCGGCTGGCAGGCGCGCATGATCGACTCGTGCCGGGCGACGCATGTCAGCCACACCCAGTCGGCCGAGTTGCTCGATCGACGGGCGGTCTGCCTCGACGGCCGGCGCGCGCACGCCGCGGGCTTGATCGCGACGTTCGCGTCGGCGGACCGCGCGGTGGTCGCCGACGCGATCGGCGCGGTCGCGTCGATGCCCGGCCTCGAGGCCTGTGACCGCGGCGATGTGTTGATCGCCCGCCCGATGCCGTCGCCCGAACAACGTTCTGCGGTCGCGGCGGTCCAGCGGCAGCTGGCGCATGGCCGCGACCTGGGCCTGCGCGGTCGCCACCGGGAGGCCCTGGAGGTCTTCGAGGCCGCGCGCGCCGCGGCGCGCGCCAGCGGCTGGGCCCCGCTGCATGCCGAGGCGCTCGAGGCGGTCGCGCGCACGCGCATCCTCATGTTCCTCCCCAGCGACGATGTCGTCGACGAGCTGGCGGTCGAGGCCGCCAAGGCGAAGGACGACGCCCGCGCGCTGTTCGCGCTGGTCGAGTTGGTCACGAAGGAGCAGCTGCACGGCAACCTCGATCGCGCGGCCGCGCTGGAGCCGGTGCTGAACGCTGCGATCCTTCGCACCGACGGAGAGGACACCCTCAAGGTTCGCGCCGAGCTGGTCATGGCCTGGCGCGCGACCGCGGCGCACGACGATCGCCTGGCCACCGAGCGGATCGCCGCCGCCGAGGCGCACGCGGTGACCCCAGCGCTGCGCGGCGAGGTCCTCGGCCAGCGCGCGCGCGCGCAGCGGGACGCTGCCGCCGCGCTGCCGCTGTTCGAACAGGCGCAGGTCGAGCTGCGGCGCGCGTACGGTGAGTCCGAGCCGCACGTCGGGCGGAGCTACGTCGATATCGCGAACGTCAAGTTCCGCATGGGCGACGTCGACGGGGCCGAGGTCGCCTGGCGCGCCGCCGGTGCGATCTACCAGGGCTCGTTCGGCGACACCGACTCGCCGAGCATGAGTGACTACCTGCAGCTTGGCGGCATGATCGCGGAGGTGCGGGGGCGGATCGACGAAGCGGTGAGCCTGCTGACGCGCGCAGCCAAGGTGTACCGCGACATGGGCATGCCGGAGTCGCACGCGCAGGCCGAGCGCAACCTCGCCAACGTCCTCTCGAACGGCACCGACGACCAGTCCCAGGCCGAGGTCCACTACCGCCGTGCGCTCGAGGTGATGGAACGCGCGCGCGGCAAGTCGTCGGTCGAGTACGCGGACATCGAGGCGACCTTCGGCATGTTCCTGGCCATGGAAGACTGCGCCGCCGGCATGCCCTACCTCGAGCACGCACGGCCGCTGCTGGAAGCGGTCCGGCATCCGACCCTGGCCTCACTGTTCGCGCAGCTCGGCGATTGTGCCGAGGCCCGCGATCCGGACATGGCCGCCCGGCACTATCAGGCCGCCAGGGTCATCTGCACCGACCGAGGCTGTCCGGCCGGGATGCTCGAGCAGCTCGGCCTCGCCCAGGGCAAGCTGCTGGCGCGTGATCCTGCGACGCGGGCCCGCGCGCTCGCGATGCTCGAGGACGCCCAGGCGGGCTTCGCGCGCCTCGGTGACGACGAGGCCGTCGCGGAGGTCAAGACCGAGCTGGCGCGCTGGAAGCGATGA
- a CDS encoding protein kinase, which yields MRRHDATLRKTRQVRSSHGRRPIRRHPDLDRRQRRRCERAPERRRDDRPLRGARRAGGGRDGGGVSRVRPRAGARAGDQGGDAGDHQRQGAGPAARRGAGDGEAAARAHRAGVRRRVDGGGGVHRDAALQRGTLHDWLHGQKRPWREVVDRFVAAGQGLVAAHAAGLIHRDFKPKNVFLGDAGEPLVGDFGLAAPTASLPGDTTSSGTATTSTIAGTPAYMAPEQAQGAVLDARADQYAYCISFWEGLCGQRPTEAETRTEGPLAFARPLLDGRERGAPAWLLTAVARGFAAMPERRWPSIDALLTHIARRRRRRTRVAIGGGATLALAATAALFADPARPGGGAGSVRPPTARVAEIWNPARRSQLVATQVGEDPEQGAAIGARVSDAFDRLGEAWSAGHVRACRATRVEGRQSDELLDRRIACLDQAYGGFAESVRAFAAVTSPAVLDATIKVLDGLPDVAACADTSKYADQPPPPTDPDARARYRRCAPRSRRSTSSGSPGI from the coding sequence TTGAGGCGACACGACGCGACGCTGCGCAAGACCCGACAAGTCAGGAGTAGCCATGGCCGTAGACCCATACGACGACACCCGGACCTCGACCGACGGCAAAGGCGGCGATGCGAGCGCGCGCCTGAGCGCCGGCGCGATGATCGGCCGCTACGAGGTGCGCGGCGTGCTGGGGGCGGGCGGGATGGGGGTGGTGTATCGCGCGTTCGACCCAGAGCTGGGGCGCGAGCTGGCGATCAAGGTGGTGACGCCGGGGACCACCAGCGGCAAGGCGCAGGACCGGCTGCTCGACGAGGCGCGGGCGATGGCGAAGCTGCGGCACGCGCACATCGTGCCGGTGTTCGACGTCGGGTCGACGGCGGCGGGGGTGTACATCGTGATGCCGCTCTACAGCGGGGGACGCTGCACGACTGGCTGCACGGGCAGAAGCGGCCGTGGCGCGAGGTGGTCGACCGGTTCGTGGCGGCGGGGCAGGGGCTGGTGGCCGCGCACGCGGCCGGGTTGATCCATCGGGACTTCAAGCCCAAGAACGTGTTCCTGGGCGACGCGGGCGAGCCGCTGGTCGGAGACTTCGGCCTGGCGGCGCCGACCGCGTCGCTGCCCGGCGACACGACCTCATCGGGGACCGCGACCACGTCGACGATCGCCGGGACGCCGGCGTACATGGCACCGGAGCAAGCGCAGGGCGCGGTGCTCGACGCGCGGGCGGATCAGTACGCGTACTGCATCTCGTTCTGGGAGGGCCTGTGCGGACAGCGGCCGACCGAGGCCGAGACCCGGACCGAGGGCCCGCTGGCGTTCGCCCGACCGCTGCTCGATGGGCGCGAGCGCGGGGCGCCCGCGTGGCTGCTCACGGCCGTGGCGCGCGGGTTCGCGGCGATGCCCGAGCGTCGCTGGCCGTCGATCGACGCGCTCCTGACCCACATCGCGCGGCGGCGGCGGCGACGCACGCGGGTGGCGATCGGCGGCGGGGCGACGTTGGCACTCGCGGCGACGGCGGCCCTGTTCGCTGACCCAGCGCGGCCAGGCGGCGGCGCCGGATCCGTGCGCCCGCCGACCGCGCGGGTTGCGGAGATCTGGAACCCAGCGCGGCGAAGCCAGCTGGTCGCGACGCAGGTGGGCGAGGATCCGGAGCAGGGCGCGGCCATCGGCGCGCGGGTGTCTGACGCGTTCGATCGGCTCGGCGAGGCCTGGAGCGCCGGGCACGTCAGGGCGTGTCGCGCGACCCGGGTGGAGGGGCGCCAGTCGGATGAGCTGCTCGATCGCCGGATCGCATGCCTGGATCAGGCCTACGGCGGGTTCGCGGAGAGCGTGCGGGCGTTCGCGGCGGTGACGAGCCCGGCTGTCCTCGACGCGACGATCAAGGTGCTCGATGGGCTTCCCGACGTTGCGGCCTGCGCCGACACGTCGAAGTACGCCGACCAGCCTCCGCCTCCGACGGATCCGGACGCCCGCGCGCGGTACCGGCGCTGCGCGCCGAGGTCGCGGCGATCGACGTCGTCCGGATCGCCGGGAATCTGA
- a CDS encoding zinc ribbon domain-containing protein produces MPLFDFVCDTCKHAWEDMHRSGEPIPACPSCGSTQTEKLLTIGSAYVPIQLKPGTYDLPRFKKERKKTYNF; encoded by the coding sequence ATGCCGCTCTTCGACTTCGTCTGCGATACCTGCAAGCACGCATGGGAAGACATGCACCGCTCGGGCGAGCCGATCCCGGCGTGTCCGTCGTGCGGGTCGACCCAGACCGAGAAGCTCCTGACCATCGGCAGCGCGTACGTCCCGATCCAGCTCAAGCCGGGGACCTACGACCTGCCGCGCTTCAAGAAAGAGCGCAAGAAGACCTACAACTTCTAG
- a CDS encoding (2Fe-2S) ferredoxin domain-containing protein, whose product MPRVHVFVCDNHRPEGGRPACGDRGGRAFAQALTEAVLARGAGGRIAITRCQCLGLCFDGPTAVEYPAGRWWTGLTPEIAGDLVTALDAGPDAPLPPALAERLALIDD is encoded by the coding sequence ATGCCGCGCGTGCACGTGTTCGTCTGTGACAACCATCGGCCCGAGGGTGGACGGCCGGCGTGCGGCGATCGCGGCGGGCGGGCGTTCGCCCAGGCGCTGACCGAGGCGGTGCTGGCCCGGGGCGCGGGTGGTCGGATCGCGATCACGCGCTGCCAGTGCCTGGGGCTGTGCTTCGACGGGCCGACCGCGGTCGAGTACCCGGCGGGGCGCTGGTGGACCGGGCTCACGCCCGAGATCGCCGGCGACCTGGTGACCGCGCTCGACGCCGGCCCCGACGCCCCCCTGCCGCCGGCGCTGGCCGAGCGCCTGGCCCTGATCGACGACTGA
- a CDS encoding M48 family metallopeptidase — translation MRTSPCSHGPAIADPGDDAVATVARLTEALRRARRGNAPAEAVLADAEEALARRIRAHVARGELKVTLTGNRYTMISVRRAPRGHGPRSYDVRLHCMFADADPVIVKALAQYVVDNDRDASRVLGDFIDANADAVRGRRRPATPVLITTGDHHDLRAIYDELNARYFDDAIDAAITWGARTGTPRRRASIKMGSYSVEERLIRLHRSLDRAFVPRFFVEWIVFHEMLHQVHDIKVRNGRREFHSRAFLDAEARFDRYVEARAWERANLDALLTY, via the coding sequence ATGCGCACCTCCCCCTGCTCCCACGGACCTGCGATCGCCGACCCCGGCGACGACGCGGTCGCGACCGTGGCGCGGCTGACCGAGGCGCTGCGTCGCGCGCGCCGCGGCAACGCCCCCGCCGAGGCCGTGCTGGCCGACGCCGAGGAGGCGCTGGCCCGGCGGATCCGCGCCCACGTCGCGCGCGGCGAGCTGAAGGTGACGCTGACCGGCAACCGCTACACGATGATCTCGGTGCGGCGGGCGCCGCGGGGCCACGGCCCCCGCAGCTACGACGTGCGCCTGCACTGCATGTTCGCCGACGCCGATCCGGTGATCGTCAAGGCCCTGGCCCAGTACGTCGTCGACAACGATCGCGACGCCTCGCGGGTGCTGGGCGACTTCATCGACGCCAACGCCGACGCCGTCCGGGGGCGCCGGCGCCCGGCCACGCCGGTGCTGATCACGACCGGCGATCACCACGACCTGCGCGCGATCTACGACGAGCTCAACGCGCGCTACTTCGACGACGCCATCGACGCCGCGATCACCTGGGGCGCGCGCACCGGCACGCCGCGCCGCCGCGCCAGCATCAAGATGGGCAGCTACTCGGTCGAGGAGCGCCTGATCCGCCTGCACCGGTCGCTCGACCGCGCGTTCGTGCCCCGGTTCTTCGTCGAGTGGATCGTGTTCCACGAGATGCTGCACCAGGTCCACGACATCAAGGTCCGGAACGGCCGCCGCGAGTTCCACTCGCGCGCGTTCCTCGACGCCGAGGCCCGGTTCGATCGCTACGTCGAGGCTCGCGCCTGGGAGCGCGCCAACCTCGACGCGCTCTTGACCTACTGA
- a CDS encoding tetratricopeptide repeat protein: MRRSTDAIPAFEDTISLVVRKYGPAHPFLVSYYGNASQAYYNAGDHGAAIDRMRRALEIAEARTPQSSLLAQVLAGLGNMLGGDQRFAEALPYLERGLAIARSTIRANHPFIAQVLGDTGTVLIGLGRREEGRARIMEALSIFEANARPTLNWGVTLFMLGDAEAALKRWPEAIDAYGRARARLEAVVGKQAAYVLMARLGPAVVHARQGHWARTLAITTELLAARFDEESERTLSQVRFWHGAALAELGRDKAAGLAEAAAARAALAGSESTDPAVLTEIDTWLTAHGVTVVAPPKRQPADAKAE, encoded by the coding sequence ATGCGTCGATCGACGGATGCGATCCCGGCGTTCGAGGACACGATTTCGCTCGTCGTTCGGAAGTACGGGCCGGCGCACCCCTTCCTGGTGTCCTACTACGGCAACGCATCTCAGGCGTATTACAACGCGGGCGATCATGGCGCTGCGATCGATCGGATGCGGCGCGCCCTGGAGATCGCCGAGGCGCGGACGCCGCAGTCTTCGTTGCTCGCGCAGGTGCTCGCGGGGCTCGGCAACATGCTCGGGGGAGACCAGCGCTTCGCAGAAGCGCTGCCCTACCTCGAGCGTGGGCTGGCCATCGCCCGCTCGACGATTCGCGCCAACCATCCGTTCATCGCGCAGGTGCTTGGCGATACGGGGACGGTCCTGATCGGTCTCGGCCGGCGCGAGGAGGGGCGCGCGCGCATCATGGAGGCGCTGTCGATTTTCGAAGCGAATGCCCGGCCCACCTTGAACTGGGGGGTGACCCTCTTCATGCTCGGCGACGCGGAGGCCGCCCTGAAGCGGTGGCCCGAGGCGATCGACGCATACGGCCGCGCTCGGGCGAGGCTCGAAGCGGTGGTGGGCAAGCAAGCGGCGTACGTGCTCATGGCGCGGCTCGGCCCCGCGGTCGTCCATGCCCGCCAGGGCCACTGGGCGCGAACGCTCGCGATCACCACCGAGCTGCTGGCCGCTCGATTCGACGAGGAGTCGGAGCGAACACTGTCACAAGTGCGCTTCTGGCACGGGGCGGCGTTGGCCGAGCTCGGCCGCGACAAGGCCGCGGGTCTGGCCGAAGCGGCCGCCGCCCGAGCGGCGCTCGCCGGCAGCGAATCGACGGACCCGGCGGTGCTGACCGAGATCGACACCTGGCTGACCGCACATGGTGTGACGGTCGTCGCGCCGCCCAAGCGACAGCCCGCCGACGCGAAGGCCGAGTGA